The genomic DNA CGAGCGAAAAGGCCGTCGTCAATTCCTCGAGGCGCTGCCAGACGCCGTTGAACTCGCCTTGAAGCTCTTCGAAGCGGTCCTTTAGGTCGTCGCGGACCTGGCCGAGGCCGATTTGAACGTTCAGCGATCCGGTGATCGTCGACGTGGTGCGCCAGGGCGTGAAGGTACGCAGCCGGTCCGGGTTAGTCTTGATGGTCGCCCGCGCGACATACGCCTTCTCCGAGATGACGTTCTTCGTGGTTCGGTACCGACCGACCTCGGGTTCGCCGCACTGGTCAGCGAACTCTTCTGCAGCGCCGTCGATGCGATAGACAAAGAGCACGTCCGTGATGGTCGGATCGTCCGGAGGGTCCCAGACGAATTCGAGCGCCGGCACGTCGAAGCCGTTTCCGCCCTGGATCATGCCGGCGTGAACGTCGAAGTTCTGCACCGTGAACAGCTGCGATGGGTTGATCGGCGGCGTGGGCGGTACGACGATCGGGCCGGGCTCGATGTCGCCGTCATCATAGATGTCGGCGCCGGCCTCGGTCAGCACGAAGGTGAAGCGCAGATCTTCGTCGCAGCGCCATTCGGAGATCATCCAGACATTGCCGAGATAGCTGACCCACTCGCCTTCCTTCACCTTCAGCCCGACGCGCCGGCTGACGGGTACCGTTGCCGTGCCGCCTTTGCGGTTCTGGCGGTAGCGGACGTTCAGCAGGTACTGCGCGATATCCGCATCGGAGACCTGCAGAAAGTCGATCGAGGTCTGACGCGGCCGCTTGTCGGCGGCGACGTCGGCATTGACGACGATCGGCTTCAGGCTCTCCGGGTTCCACATCGCCTCCGGCGAGGTGAACTGGCCGGACAGATGGTTGAAGAGATCGAAGGCCGATTTGCGCGGCTGGCGGGGCTTCGGTCGGTCGGCCGGGATATCCTTATCGGTGATATCAAGCACCGGGATCTGCGGCGCGCCGACGACGACGCCCGAAAGGCCGCGGCGGTTCAGCCCGTAGCCGGCCATGGCATCGTCAAAGGCCGACAGCGCCTCAGTGTGATCGGTCTCGGAGTTGACCCAGAGCGAGCACTGATAGATCGGCTTTCCCTTGCGGAGCGTCCGGCAATAGTTGATCGCGACAAAATAGGACGACAGGTCCAACTGGCCGAGCGACTTGCCTTCGCCGATCAGCGTGCGGCCCGAGCGCAAGCCCCTGAGACCGAGCTGATAGTTGAGCCGATGGATCGCAGGGTTCAGCGTGTGCGTCCAGGTCGAGGGATCGTTGAGCCGCTGCGGGCCATTGCCGCCGGCCACCGTCGAGTCCTTCGTCGGGTCGTACTCACGCAGACCGCGCAGCACCCACTCGAACTCCGGACGCCCCTTGTCGAACTTCGAGCTATCGAACTTGCGCTCGACAACGACATAGGCCAGCCCGCTGAGGCGGCTGGTCGCCTTCCAGATCTTGCCGAGGCCGGCCGTGTCGTTGACGAGCTTCTGATCGACAGGCTGGCCCGGCCGACCGTCATAGAAGCGGATCGAGATGAGATCACCGAAGCCGTCGACACCGAAGTGGGAGACCTCGCCGCCGATCAACGGCCGCACCACCAGGTTCTTTTTCTCGCCGTAGAAATAGACGTAGTTTTCGAGGCCGTCGCACCAACCGTTCGCCAAGATGAAAACGTCGAAGTTGACCTTATTGCCCTTGCCCGCCTTCCCGTAGTAAGCGCGCTGGCCTTTCGTCTTGCCGGTACCGAGCAGCGCGTCGACGGGCACATCGCCGCCCATCTGCACTTCGCCCTGGACGGCGGTGAACTTCTGCTTCTTCTGCTTGTTGGTGAGCTTGCCCAGCCCGATCTGTGCACCGAACGCCAGCGCACCCCCGATGAGCTTGGCAGCGAGCAACGAGCCGCCGAAGAGCGCGCCGGAGATCAGCGCGCCCAGACCGGAAAAAATAGCCATGGTGGAGAATTACCCGAGATGGAAGGTCGCAATGACATCGGAAAGGCCGTGGTCGCTACGGCCCCTCTCGGTTTTGGTGGTGAAGCGGTTGCCAAGGCAGACCCCGACATGCTCGGCGCCGTCGGCGAGACGAAGGATGACCAGGTCGAAATAGCGTGCCGAGGCGGCTCCGTCCGGCTCCTGTCCCAGCTCGGCCGACCAGAAATCAACCAGGTTCGAAAAGCCGCGCCGGCGGAGCGCGATGTGCGCTCCCTTCAAGGTGCGATAGGCGCCGCGGTACTTCTCGACGAGCGAGGTGCCATGCAGGGCATCCGCCATGGCGCAGCCGAGGTGAAAGCAATCGGCCGGGCCATAGGCATAGGGGGTCGACAGCTCACGCTCCAGCGTGGCTGATCCGATACGGAAGCGATCCATTGTGAAAGACTCGACTTTTGGTTGTCTGTCTGATCCATTGCCTCGGCCAGCAACAAAGAGGTCAACGGCTGTGTTGCCAGGCGAATGGTTTGTGAAACTGCCAGGAGATGGGCAATGACCGACAAGCGTTACGAAGAGAAAAGCTACACCCCTCGAACGACCGACATTAAGAATCCTGACGTCGGCGGCAACTACACTCCGACGACGAACGAAACTCCGGCACCTAAGCCGCCGGGGAAGTAATTTTTCTTCGCCGAAAATCAATTCGTGCGATTTCCGAGCTGGGGATGAAGGTTATTTCATCACCCCATGCACCAAACTGGACGGCCGCGTTCTCGCGTCTGTCTTCACCAACTGGCCGGAAGTGGGTTACATACATCAGGACGTCGCCGTTTGTACCCAAAACGCAGGGGCCGTTCGGGGCACGAGTAAATCGATGAAGATCATCGCACTCAAGCCACGTCCCGTTCTTGAGCTGAACGGCCAATTGCGTCCCGTCGAACCCGGTCACATTGAACATCGAGACCCAGGCACTCGGTAACTCGTCTGCGTAGCTTACATGCATTCCCCTGAGCAGAAGCTTGAGCAAACTCCGGCCGATCAGCCTCCAGAGGATGCCGATGACGCACGTCGCCACATAAGGCAAAAGCGTTGACACCGCGATGTTCGTGCCGCGCGCGACCAACCATTGGTGAAAGAACAAGCCAAAGAAACCGAAAACCGCACTCGAAAACGCGACATCGACACTTTTGTGATGGTCGCGAATGCCGGTGTTCGCGATGAAATACGCACTGTATCCCGCCGCCAGAAACAGGACTGTGGCGAGCGGCAAGTTTGCAATCTCAGGCTGGAAGGGCATGCAACTCTCCTGACGGCTGACAAATCTATCGACGACGCTCGCACTGATTGCAAGCATGGCCTACCTCGAAACCTGTCCCCATTCCTCGGGAACCGTGCCGATCGTCGCGACGTATTCGAGGCCGGTATCGGTCTCGTCGTTATCGAACTGCTGCTCGGCGGTGCTGCGTTTGATCAGCGTTTGCCCCCGGGCGGAGCGGCCGGGCGGCTGAAGCTCGATCGTCAGGGTCAGCATGCCGGAGCCATTGGCATCGAGCGCGTCATCATTAAAGCTGACGCGGTCGATCTCGTAGATGTTCGAAACGAGGATGCCAACGACCTCGTTGGTGTCAGGCACGCCGGCAAGATGGGTGATGATGACCGGCGAGTTCGGGTAATCGTACTGCTCGATCTTGGCGACCGCGTCATCAGGGTCGTCGACCGGGATATTCGAAAACACGATCGTCCGCGTCGTCACCGCTACGCCGACGGCGCTATTGATGTCGCCGCCCTGCAGGAATCGGTTCGGCAGGTACTTCAGGCCGTTATAGGTGAAGGGCCGCCCGCCGCGATGATAGCCGACAGTCTTGCCCGGCAGATCGAACCGGATGAGATCAAGCCCCGCGAACTCTCCGCTTTCGACGATCGCCTCGACTTCAGGAGAAAGCACGCTCATGAGAAGAACAGCTCCGTTGCTGTAAACTGGACATTGGAAACCGGCCAGGACTTCGGCAAGCTGAAGCTGCCCTCGTCCATCTCCATGATGCAGGCCGACTTCTCGAAATGGACCGTATTGCCCGCGGCAAAGGTCTGGGTGTCGAGCGCGAACCGTATCGACAGGCTGACCACGCCCGCGCCGTTCGCCGTCGCGGGTGCGGTGATGCGATGCAGCGAGCGTACCAAGGCCGACTTACGGATCTCGACATAGTCGCCAGACGACAGCTTGAAGCCAGCAGGCAAACCGTTGACGACGATCGTCTTGGCGTTCGTGATCGACTGAAGCACCGCGTCGCCGTTAAAGGCACCGCCGCCCGCCTTCACCCCGGCGAGCGGTGCGCCCGCGTAAGCGATCGGCCGAGGCCTGTGCGGGTCGTAACCGGCGAATACCCCGCCATCGCTGGCGAGCATATTGAAGGCATCGAAGAGCGACACCTCATCCGTCGTCAGCTTCGACGCTGCATAGGTCGCTACCCAATAGGGCGTTCCGCGAAAGAGCGTCTCAGTTTTCCGGCCGAGCATGCGCGAGGTGCTACGGGTGCGGATCGGGTCGAATGAGATCGACGGGCCGTAGATGACGGCAGGTAGCGAGATCAGATCCGGCATCAGTATTCCCCGCCGTTCTGGCGGATGTTTGCCCGCGCCGCCTCGTTGCGCCTGATCAACTGAACCGACTGGCCGCTTGCCTGTTCGAGGATCTTGGCAACCAGGTCCTCGCCCAGTTCTAGCTGGATAACCGTGCGATTATCGCCGCCCTGCCCATTTCCATTGTCGCGGATTTTCGAAGGCGCGATGATGCGGCCATGCTGGGTCGGCGCAAAAAATTCGTCTTCATATTCGTTGATCTCGTAGATGCGCCCCGGCGACACATCACCGCCACCTGCTCGCGCTCCGCCCTTTAGAAAATCGCCGAGGGTCGTGTTCGGCACGAAGCTTGAGGAGAAAAGCCCCTTGCTACCACCGCCAAAGCCACCGGACAACGCTTCGAACAGCGAGCCGAAGAGCCCCTTTCCATTCGTTTTCACGTTGACCACTTCCGTGAGCACGGCTGCGAGTGCCTCTTTAAGATCGAAGGTGCCGTCGATGGCCCGCATCAACTGATCGTCGAGCGTGTCACCCATGCGCTGCGCCGCGTCGCGCATCCGCTCCTGGCTGTCGATCAGCTGTTCCTCGGCCGCCATCTGCTGATACTTCTTGTCGATCAGCTT from Ensifer adhaerens includes the following:
- a CDS encoding phage tail tip fiber protein produces the protein MAIFSGLGALISGALFGGSLLAAKLIGGALAFGAQIGLGKLTNKQKKQKFTAVQGEVQMGGDVPVDALLGTGKTKGQRAYYGKAGKGNKVNFDVFILANGWCDGLENYVYFYGEKKNLVVRPLIGGEVSHFGVDGFGDLISIRFYDGRPGQPVDQKLVNDTAGLGKIWKATSRLSGLAYVVVERKFDSSKFDKGRPEFEWVLRGLREYDPTKDSTVAGGNGPQRLNDPSTWTHTLNPAIHRLNYQLGLRGLRSGRTLIGEGKSLGQLDLSSYFVAINYCRTLRKGKPIYQCSLWVNSETDHTEALSAFDDAMAGYGLNRRGLSGVVVGAPQIPVLDITDKDIPADRPKPRQPRKSAFDLFNHLSGQFTSPEAMWNPESLKPIVVNADVAADKRPRQTSIDFLQVSDADIAQYLLNVRYRQNRKGGTATVPVSRRVGLKVKEGEWVSYLGNVWMISEWRCDEDLRFTFVLTEAGADIYDDGDIEPGPIVVPPTPPINPSQLFTVQNFDVHAGMIQGGNGFDVPALEFVWDPPDDPTITDVLFVYRIDGAAEEFADQCGEPEVGRYRTTKNVISEKAYVARATIKTNPDRLRTFTPWRTTSTITGSLNVQIGLGQVRDDLKDRFEELQGEFNGVWQRLEELTTAFSLDGAVGEVKRQELKAAVGDAFAQIVTEARVRVSQDEALAQLITALTATVGSNLARLIAEETARATQDSALASSITGVSADVNNRFAGGLVKFEAAADQSGVTSRFSVMLRATLNETFKDSGFYIEIYTEGGVLKSRFAVKADQFVVWNGGSNAFLPIVIENGELKLNIANIGLIRSGRLLSQNGKMDINLNNGTIEIYS
- a CDS encoding DUF2163 domain-containing protein; this encodes MSVLSPEVEAIVESGEFAGLDLIRFDLPGKTVGYHRGGRPFTYNGLKYLPNRFLQGGDINSAVGVAVTTRTIVFSNIPVDDPDDAVAKIEQYDYPNSPVIITHLAGVPDTNEVVGILVSNIYEIDRVSFNDDALDANGSGMLTLTIELQPPGRSARGQTLIKRSTAEQQFDNDETDTGLEYVATIGTVPEEWGQVSR
- a CDS encoding DUF6950 family protein, whose amino-acid sequence is MDRFRIGSATLERELSTPYAYGPADCFHLGCAMADALHGTSLVEKYRGAYRTLKGAHIALRRRGFSNLVDFWSAELGQEPDGAASARYFDLVILRLADGAEHVGVCLGNRFTTKTERGRSDHGLSDVIATFHLG